CTTTACTGTTCTTCGCTCAAGGGTATCTTGTGAGCGGGAGGTGAGGTATGGGCTACGCGCATCCCGAGGTTCTGGTGAGCACGGACTGGGTCCAGGAGCACCTCGAGGATCCTAAGGTGAGGATCCTCGAGGTGGACGAGGACATCCTGCTTTACGAAACCGGCCATATTCCCGGGGCACAAAAGGTGGACTGGCAACGGGATTTCTGGGATCCGGTGGTGCGGGACTTTGTGGACGAGGAGGGGTTTGCCAACCTCATGGAAAGGCTTGGGATCTCCAACGATACCACCGTGGTCCTTTACGGGGACAAGAACAACTGGTGGGCCGCCTACGCCTTCTGGTTCTTCAAATATAACGGCCACCAGGACGTGCGCCTCATGAACGGGGGGCGGCAGAAGTGGGTGGAGGAAGGCCGTCCCCTGACCACCGAGGTGCCCACCTACCCCAAGGGCAGCTACCGGGTACCCTACCGGGACGAGTCCATCCGCGCCTATCGGGACGAGGTCCTCAAGCACATCCTCAAGGTTAAAGAGGGCAAGGGCGCCCTGGTGGACGTGCGAAGCCCCGAGGAGTACCGGGGGGAGCTTACCCACATGCCCAACTACCCTCAGGAGGGCGCCCTGCGGGCTGGCCACATCCCGGGGGCCAAAAACGTGCCCTGGGCCAAGGCGGTGAACCCGGACGGCACCTTCAAGTCCGCGGAGGAGCTAAGGGCCCTCTACGAGCCCCTGGGCATTACCCCGGACAAGGACGTGGTGGTCTACTGCCGCATCGCCGAGCGCTCCAGCCACTCCTGGTTTGTCCTCAAGTACCTCCTCGGCTACCCCCACGTGAAGAACTACGACGGCTCCTGGACGGAGTGGGGCAACCTGGTGGGGGTTCCGGTAGCCAAAGGGGAGGAATAGTTCAATCCTCGGAAGCCTCCCCCAGGGCCTGGGCGGCAAGCCAACGCCCCGTAGGGGTGTCCGCCAACCCCCCCAGGCCTGTTTCCTTGAGCTCCAAGGGCAGGAGGCGGCCGATGCCCGCCATGGCCAGGATCACCTCGTCGGGAGGGATCACGCTCCTTATCCCCGCCAGGGCCATGGAAGCGGCACTCACCGCATGCACCGCGTAAAAACCATTGCGCATCACGCAGGGGACCTCCACAAACCCCCCCACGGGATCGCAAACCAAACCCAGGGTGTTCTGCAGGGCCAAGGCCGCCGCATGGGCAGAGGCCTCTGAACTCCCCCCGAGAAGCTCGGTAACGGCGGCCGCCGCCATGGCGGCCGAGGAACCGATTTCCGCCTGGCACCCTCCGCTGGCCCCGGCGATGTAGATCTGGCGGTTGATGATCTTGGCCACCCCGGCGGCCAGGACCATGGGCATGAGGAGTTCCTCATCGGGAATGCCCAGGTGATCCGCCACTCCCAGTAAGGCCCCGGGAAGCGTTCCGGCGCTGCCCGCAGTGGGCGCGGCTACGATCCGGCCCATGCGGGCATTTTCCTCATTGACCGCCATGGCGTAGGCCTGGACCCGCTTTAAAAGCGGATCCCGCAAGGGATCCGGGGCTTCCCACAAGGTCTTGGCATTCTTCCCCACCATTCCCGCCACGCTGGGGGCATCCGAGGCGAGACCCCTCCGGATGGAATCCCGCATGATGCCAAGGCGCTCCCGAAGCTTATCCAGAATGGCCTCGGGAGCCAGTCCGCTTTCCTCCACCTCCTCGCGGAGCACAGCCTCCGACGCCCGGCCGGGAAGGGCGGCGAGATCGTTCAGGGTCAACGGCATAGCCTGAGTATAAGCTTTGGTTTCCTTTTACCCTGTGGGTCTATGCTAAAGGCAGGGAAGGTATGGATAACCCAGAACCTAGCCTCCGTGTGCTGATTGCCGACGACCACCCCCTCTTCCGGCTGGGCCTGCGGGCAGGCCTCGAGGGGGAAGGGCTCGCGGTGGTGGCCGAGGCCCAGGATGGAAAGGAGGCCTTGGAAAAAACCCTGGCCCTGAACCCGGAAGCGGTCCTCCTGGATCTAAGGATGCCTGGAATGGATGGATTAGAGTGCACCCGCCTGCTCCGGAAGGCAGGGTATCCCGGTCTCATCGCCCTCCTCACCACCTACCAGGAGCCCGCCTTAGTGCGGGAAGCGTTTTTGGCCGGGGCCGACGCCTACTTTTCCAAGGAGCTCTCCGCTCCCGAGCTCAAAAGGCGCCTTCTCCGCGTGGCCCAGGGGGAGGAAAAACTGAAGCCCCCCGACCTGCCCAACCTCACCATGAGGGAGGAGGAAGTCCTCCGCCTCCTGGCCCAGGGGCTTTCCGTGAAGGAAATGGCCAAGGTGCTTGGCCTTTCCCCGGACACGGTGAAGGACCATCTGGAAAGCCTCTACGGCAAGCTTCTGGCCCGAAACCGGGTGGAAGCCCTGGAAAAAGCCAGATCCCTGGGATTCTTGGCGAAGAAATAAGGAAGGGCAGGTTTGCCCGCCCTTCCCCTAGTCCCCCGTTTACTCAGCGGAAGCTTCCCCTTCGATGGCCGCCTGACCAGAATCCTGGGCAGCCGCCGCTTCTTCCTCGGCCGCCCGGGCCCTCTCCTGATCCTGACCGACGCGCTTGCGGTCGACGCGGAGCTTGCGGCGGATCTCCTTTTCGGAGAGCTCACGGATGAAGTAGAGCTTGGCCCGCCGGGCCCGGCCCCGCTGGACGATCTCGATCTTCTCAATGAGGGGGGAGTTCAAAGGGAAGATGCGCTCCACCCCGACGCCGTAGCTCACCTTGCGCACGGTGAAGCTGGTGTTGTACCCGTTCCGCTTGATCTTGATGACGATGCCCTCAAAGTTCTGCACCCGGGTGCGGTTGCCTTCCTTTACCCGGTAAGCCACCCGCACGGTGTCGCCAGGCCGAAACTCGGGGAGATCGGTGCGGGTGTACTTAGCCTCCACTACTTTAAGCAGCGCTCCTCGGTTCATGTTCTCCTCCCTTCCCAGAGGAACCCCTAGGGGTTCATGGGCAACAGACCTAAGTCTAGCCCTCGCGGTCCATTTCCGCAAGCCAGGCCACCTCGAGGGGCCCAAGCCTTGCCTCCCGCACCAGCTCCGGCCTCACGGCAAGGGTCTTCCTCAACGCTTCCTGTCTGCGCCACCGGTCCACCTCCGGGTGGTTTCCCGAAAGGAGAACCTCCGGCACCCGAAGCCCGCGGAACTCCGGGGGGCGGGTGTAGTGGGGGTGGTCCAGGAGTCCGCGGACAAAGGAATCCCTCCGGTGGCTTTCCGGATCCCCGATCACCCCGGGGATAAGCCGGGCGGTGGCCTCCAGCACCGCCAAGGCCGCCACTTCCCCCCCCATGAGCACGTAGTCCCCGACGGAAAGGGAACGGGTTACAAAGGCCTCCACCCGGGCGTCAAACCCCTCGTACCGCCCGGAAAGAAGGACCAGGTGATCCCTTTGGGCGAGCTCCTCCGCCACCCGTTGGGTAAAGGGTTCCCCCGCCGGGGAAAGGAGGATCACCTCATCCGCAGGCAGAACGGCCTCCAAGGCGGCCACCGCCACATCCGGACGGATCACCATCCCCGCCCCGCCGCCATAGGGAGTATCGTCCACGGTGCGGTGCCGCCCCAACCCATAGGCCCTGAGGTCCACCACCTCCACCTGGATGAGACCCCGCTCCTGGGCCTTCTTCAGAAGGGATTCCGAAAGCCAGGGGCGTATGAGGCCAGGGAAAAGGGTGAGGATACTGTAGCGCATTCAGTCAAAGAGGCCGGGGATAGGCTCCACGTGGATGCCCTCCTCCTCCACCCGCACGTAGGGCGCCTGCAGGGGTACCAGGCGCTCCGTCTGGTCCCGAAGCCTTTCCCCCACACCCTTGATCACCAGGACATCCTGGGCTCCCGCGTCCAGGATGTCCACCACCTCCCCCACCTTAAGGCCCTCCACGTAAACAGGTAGGCCAATAAGGGCAAAGTAGTAGTACCGGCCCTCCTCGAGGGGGGGAAGTTCCTCCACCTCGGCATACACCCGGAGGCCCACCAAGGGCTCGGCGAGCTCCCGGCTGGAAACCCCAGCCAGGTGAACCACCAAGTCATCCCCCACCTGGTAGAGATCCTCCACCGCCCGCCAGCCATGCCCTTCCACGTAGACCCGCTCCAGGTGAGCCACCACCGGCTCACCCCGGAACTTCAGACCCCCGCGCAGGGCATAGGGGGCACCGAACCGACCGATTTCCACCAGGCGCATCCCTAATCCATTATGCCAAAGCCCCACGGGCCTAGCGCACCTCCACCCCCACCTTGCGCTTGGCGTAGGCTCGCACGAGGGTGCGGATGGACTCAATGACCCGGCCTTGTTTGCCGATGAGCCGGCCCTTGTCCTCCGGGGCCACCTCCACCACGTAAAGGGGGCCTTCCCGGGTCCGTTTTTCCTGCACCCGGAC
The genomic region above belongs to Thermus antranikianii DSM 12462 and contains:
- the sdaAA gene encoding L-serine ammonia-lyase, iron-sulfur-dependent, subunit alpha, with translation MPLTLNDLAALPGRASEAVLREEVEESGLAPEAILDKLRERLGIMRDSIRRGLASDAPSVAGMVGKNAKTLWEAPDPLRDPLLKRVQAYAMAVNEENARMGRIVAAPTAGSAGTLPGALLGVADHLGIPDEELLMPMVLAAGVAKIINRQIYIAGASGGCQAEIGSSAAMAAAAVTELLGGSSEASAHAAALALQNTLGLVCDPVGGFVEVPCVMRNGFYAVHAVSAASMALAGIRSVIPPDEVILAMAGIGRLLPLELKETGLGGLADTPTGRWLAAQALGEASED
- a CDS encoding sulfurtransferase, with product MGYAHPEVLVSTDWVQEHLEDPKVRILEVDEDILLYETGHIPGAQKVDWQRDFWDPVVRDFVDEEGFANLMERLGISNDTTVVLYGDKNNWWAAYAFWFFKYNGHQDVRLMNGGRQKWVEEGRPLTTEVPTYPKGSYRVPYRDESIRAYRDEVLKHILKVKEGKGALVDVRSPEEYRGELTHMPNYPQEGALRAGHIPGAKNVPWAKAVNPDGTFKSAEELRALYEPLGITPDKDVVVYCRIAERSSHSWFVLKYLLGYPHVKNYDGSWTEWGNLVGVPVAKGEE
- a CDS encoding response regulator, which codes for MDNPEPSLRVLIADDHPLFRLGLRAGLEGEGLAVVAEAQDGKEALEKTLALNPEAVLLDLRMPGMDGLECTRLLRKAGYPGLIALLTTYQEPALVREAFLAGADAYFSKELSAPELKRRLLRVAQGEEKLKPPDLPNLTMREEEVLRLLAQGLSVKEMAKVLGLSPDTVKDHLESLYGKLLARNRVEALEKARSLGFLAKK
- the rimM gene encoding ribosome maturation factor RimM (Essential for efficient processing of 16S rRNA) is translated as MRLVEIGRFGAPYALRGGLKFRGEPVVAHLERVYVEGHGWRAVEDLYQVGDDLVVHLAGVSSRELAEPLVGLRVYAEVEELPPLEEGRYYYFALIGLPVYVEGLKVGEVVDILDAGAQDVLVIKGVGERLRDQTERLVPLQAPYVRVEEEGIHVEPIPGLFD
- the trmD gene encoding tRNA (guanosine(37)-N1)-methyltransferase TrmD; protein product: MRYSILTLFPGLIRPWLSESLLKKAQERGLIQVEVVDLRAYGLGRHRTVDDTPYGGGAGMVIRPDVAVAALEAVLPADEVILLSPAGEPFTQRVAEELAQRDHLVLLSGRYEGFDARVEAFVTRSLSVGDYVLMGGEVAALAVLEATARLIPGVIGDPESHRRDSFVRGLLDHPHYTRPPEFRGLRVPEVLLSGNHPEVDRWRRQEALRKTLAVRPELVREARLGPLEVAWLAEMDREG
- the rplS gene encoding 50S ribosomal protein L19 — protein: MNRGALLKVVEAKYTRTDLPEFRPGDTVRVAYRVKEGNRTRVQNFEGIVIKIKRNGYNTSFTVRKVSYGVGVERIFPLNSPLIEKIEIVQRGRARRAKLYFIRELSEKEIRRKLRVDRKRVGQDQERARAAEEEAAAAQDSGQAAIEGEASAE
- a CDS encoding KH domain-containing protein, which gives rise to MKDLVEYLAKSVVDQPERVRVQEKRTREGPLYVVEVAPEDKGRLIGKQGRVIESIRTLVRAYAKRKVGVEVR